The DNA sequence TCCCTGACTCAAAGGGAAGGTCTAGTTGTTGCTGTAGAACGGAACAGGATAAGCCCTGTTCAGCCCAGATCACCATCTGCTTTGGCTGGATGGGTCCCTGGCCACCTGTGTGGGCTAGGACTATCTCTCTAGGCTGCTGTCCTTTCCCACCTGTATTGACTCAGCTTTGTCTTCTTTGGCTGTGAGCATACAAGGATACTCATTGGCCAGGGGCTTAGCCAGGTCAGTACCCACTGGCCACTCTGCACTAAGCCTCTATTTTCTCCATTGGCAACACATTCAAGCcatcttcattctttcttattgctGTGGGCTCAGACGACCTTGTTTCATTGGCTGCTCCTATTGGTTGTCACTAGAGGTAGTGTTTCCACTGAATCTGATGAATGTGTGgctggattttgttttctttgtgaggTGTTGCCAGCGTCACAACCTGTACCCCCTTCCCATCCTACATTAGGGTGGGGGGGTACTGGGGGTTCCTGAAGAGGGACCCACAGCCTCAAGAAGTCTCTGGTGCTGACGTAGGTGCTTTCTCCTTTCATGTTCCCCTGTGACTTCACACACCAACTGGGCAGGGAAGGCCCCAGGAAGCCCCttcagccagcctggggaaagagaCAGCTACTCAAGTGAGGTGGTACCGGAGGTCAagtgaagagggaaaggaagctcTCTGGGGTCTCAGACCTTGGGACCTGGTAGGGAGGGCATCAGCATCAGGGATGACAGCTGCATCAGGTCTGTGTCACTTTCTCTAGTCCTGCACTAACTCTTAATGCTACTCAGAGCAAGAAGCAAAGTTCTTGTAGGGGCCTGTAATGATCAGCAAGATCTGGTCCCAGTAATCACTGTGACCTCCTTTGCTCTTCCCCCCCTTTTCTGGCTCCCTCTAGGCAAGCTGGCTTCCTTCCAAGCTCTTCATCACATACCAGCCATAGGGTCTTTGCACTACCTGTTCCCTGCAGCTGAGACACTCTTCCTCCAGATGCCACGTGCCTGATCTGCCTCTCCTCCATCAAGCCCACATGTTGCTTTTGCAAGGATGTCCACCTCACCCTCCCTATTCTGAAACTCTGTCGATGCCTGGAACTCCTGACCTCCTTCCTCTACCACCCTTGTTTTTTCCATTGCACTCCTCTTCCAACATACTACATACAACTTATTTCCCTGTCTACCCCTATGACCTGCCTTCTCTGGTACAATGCATGCGCCAGCAGAGCAGGAAGCTTGGCGGATTTGGTTCACAGTGTTTAATAAACAGCTACTGAATGAGTAAACGAAAGGCTCTCTCACCTTCAGGGCTCTTGTGAGGATGCTTGGGGGGAACCCTGGACTCTGGACCCCGCCCCTCAGTCTTGGCAGGTGTAGATGGCTCTGAACATAGTTCCTGGGAACACTCTGGAGGGGGGCGGGTGACATGACAGTAAAGTTCAGATTCTTTTTAGCTTCTGCCCCATACTCCTCTTAAGACTCACTGTTTCTGCCCTCCTCCCTTTTTGTAATACTCACCATAGTCTTCATAGATGGTGTCTGAGGAGCAAGGGAGGGGACCTGGGGTAGGGAAGGCTCCCAGCCAGCGCTGCATGTCTGATCTGACAGTGAAAGAAGGAAGGGTCACAGTTGGCCCAGGAGATCCTCCTGGGGGTGAGGCAGGGACCATGGAGgacagagaaggggaaggggatgGTGGGGTTTGAGAGTTCAGGGGAGGGTCCCaaggatgggttttttttttttttttttttttttggtggtactggggtttgaactcagggccttgtgcttggtaggcaggcaccctatcacttgagccaaaccctcaGCCCAAGGAtggggttttctttgtttgtttgcttggtttgggtttttttggtggtactggatttgaacttgctAGACCGGTACTCTGCcacaattgagccatgcctccagccccactttttttttttttttttgagatagggtcttattttgagcctaagctggctttgaacttgtgatcctcctgacccagcttcctgagtggtgggattgTAGGGGTGccacaccatacctggcttatgcttttttgcttttttgcttttgcagtgctaggaatggaacccaggcctcctgcatgctagacaagcgcttTCCCACTGAGCTTCGCCCCTAGCCCCCAACAGCGTTTTCTGGAGACATGACTCACAGGGAGGAAGCTTGGAGTAGCCTGTGGGTAGGGCGGCCCTGGTGGTTGCTGAGGAGGGAAAGGCGGAATGTAGGGGGTCCAGATGGGTCCGGAACCTGCTGGGCCTGCACCAGGGAGCGATGGGCATAATCCAGAACCTGCAGGCGCTGCCCACTGCCCAGGGAAGAAGGCATTCAGAGGAGAGCAGGGGGTCCTGCTAGACACCTCCTCTCTACCTCATCCCAGGCTCCCCCCCTTCCCTGCAGGACACACCTCTTCGGCTGAGTGATGAGCAGAAGGTCACTAAAGAGCAGCAGGCAGAGGGGGGTGAAGCGGGGGCGTGAGGTGAAGAGTACGCCCCCCCTCCGGCACCCTAATTCGATCAGTTCTCCCTGCAACTCCAGGCGCCGTGACCAAGAGACCAGGGGCAGAGCCTGCAAAGAACAAGCAGAGGAGGTTCCAGCTTGGAACCCTGTCACAGGAGAGGCCAAATGGGGAGGCTGATCAGGGACTAACCTTGACTTTGTGGAAACGCAGCCTTTGGGTGAGTCGGATCAGCTCCTCAGTCTGCTTCATACGCCCCACCTCTGCACTGCAGCGCTCAATGATCTGTCGAGGGGAGGCAAATCACCACCCTCCCAGTGGTCGGTCCTGCTCCCTTCCGCCTCTCCCTACCCCCTCATCACctctcccacctcagcttccctCCTGCCCACCTTGCTGACAGCACCCAGGGCTTTCTGGGCATTCTCCTGGCGACTGGATTCCTCCTCTGTCTGACGCAGAATATTCTGTGGACAAGGAAGGGTGACTGGGGCGCCCTGTTGTGCAGCTCTTAGATTCAGTAGGGCCACAGCTCAGAGGACCCTGCCTGGTTTGGCGAGATGCTCAGTTTGGGGTTGAGGAACCTCACCACTCACCAGATGCATAACCTTAAGCTATCATGTCActtctctaaacctcagtttcctcatttgtaaaatgaggataataccCACCTAACATATCAATAGCATCATTGTGAAGATTCAAGGAGGTAATGTATGAAAAGGTTTAGCATAATCCTTGTCACACAATACATGCTGAAAAAGAAGGTTggtactatttcttttctttttctttcctttttgcagtactagggtctgaactcaggaacttgtgctttccagacaggtactctaccacttgagccacacacctagcCTTATTTTACTCATTGTTAACCTCAACTATTACTGCAAACCATATAGCAGAGTAGTTAGGAGTGCCTGAATTTCAATTTTGTCTCCATCAAGTATTATTGCATGACCTGGGGCAAGCTAATTaacttgtgcctcagtttccttttctaagTAGGGCAAAGAATAGCTCCTGCCTTCACACAGTTTTCCGTGAGGTTAAACAGGCATATGGCACTTGAAACTGTGCCTCGAACAATGCACCCAACAGCCACTGAGTCATGACTATGATtggtatctttatttttattttttggtgagcctagggttggaactcagggctttgcacttacaaagcaggcgctctaccactcaagccacacctccagtccattttgctctcattttttggagatggggtctcacaaagtatttgcccaagctggctttgaacctcgattctcccgatctcagcctcccaagtagctaggattataggtataaggcaccagtgcccagctggtattttatttttattgtgttgtcCACACTGATGACAACACACTAGTAGAATATGATATAAAGAAGCTGGTGGCAGCCAGATGTGGCAgtgcatgtctgtgatcccagcactcagtaaactcagacaggaggattgcaagctcaaggcaagcctgggctatatagcaagaccctatctcagaaaaaaaaaaaaaaaaaaagctgggttgggggtgtagctcagtggttgagtactttcctagcatgcaggagtccctggatttgatcctcaggaggaggggcagggagaggaggaggaggggtagagggaggagagagagagagagacagaaaaggaaggaaggaggaaaggaaggagggagggagggaaggaaggaaggaaggaaggagggaaggaaggaggagggagggaaggaaggaaggaaggaaggaaggaaggaaggaaggaaggagggagggagggagggaaggaaggaaggaaggaaggaaggaaggaaggaaggaaggaaggaaggaaggaaggaaggaaggaaggaaggaaggaaggaaggaaggaaggaaggaaggaaggaaggaaggaaggaaggagggaaggaaggaaggagggaaggaaggaaggaaggaaggacctgATCATCTGCTTGGAGACTTTTCACATTAGGAGCAGAGCACAGTGTCTCAagccaataatcctagctactcaggaggtgtatAGCCACCGCCTGTCACCCCAGTtattcagggaagcacaaatgggagaattgtggtccaggccagcctggacataaatgaGACCTTATATGAAAACACCTAAGCTGGGAGCTGGGAGCAAatgcctataagcctagctacttgggaggttgagataaaGAGGaactcagtttgaggccagtctggacaaatagttcataagaccccaactccaaaaacaaccagaacaaaatggagtggaggtgtgattcaaacctcagtcccaataaataaataaaataaaagatcccTATGCTGGATCAATAGAAGGGTGTttctcaaccttttttttttttttcagtattatctCACTAAGGAACCATTTTTAgacacttctttttgttttggtggtggtagagACTGAATCCagcaccttgcacatgctaggcaagtgttctaccactgagccacacccccagatccttttcataaaattttaattctgcAGATAAACATCCTAAATCTATTTATGTGCCATGTGGCCCTTTGAAGTTCTACAACCATTGGAATTCATGGGTTTTTTTCATCCCCCAAAGAGCCAGTGTTTGCCCCTTTGGAGGTGCTATCAGCTACTCAGAGGCCAAGAGAGGGCAGTTTGCTGTGGCTCCAGCCAGAGGCCATTTCCCTGCAGCCACTACGCCCCGTGGGTCAGAGGGCACGTGGGTAGCTAGCTCCATGGAGGGGTGGTGAGACCTTCACCGAGAGATCCAGATGAGATCTGGGGGGCTTATGTGGTCATGGTGAAGCAGGAAATGGTGATGACCAGACCAGAGGCCTGTGGCAAGAGTTCTCCAGCAGAGAtggtggaggggaggggggacGAGGGGACGGGCCCCAGGTGAGGACATACCTGCAGCAGCATACGGAGCCGGGTGATGCGCTGGAAGGGTAGTAGCAGGAAGGACGGCAGCGGGAGCCGCTCACATTTCGGGAGGCTCTGCAGTCTACGCAGCTCCGCTGAGAAGCGCATGTTTGTGTCCCTGCAGAAGCAGGTCCAGCGGGCTAGTGGCTGccctgagggggtgggggtgatcCTGATCTCCCACACCTCTGGGATACAACAGTGCCCCTTATCCATGGTTTtgctttccatggtttcagttacccaaAGTGAGCCTCAGCTCAAATATAGCaaacagaaaattccagaaataaacaattcgtAAGTTCAAAATGGAGCATttttctgagtagtgtgatgaagTCTCAAGCTTTTCCACTCCATTCCACCCGGAATGTGAATCATCCCTTTATCTGGTGTGTCCATGCTGTATGTACTACCCACCCGTGAATCACTTAGTAGCCATTTCAATTATCATATTGACTGTGGCAGGATTACAGTGCTTGTGTCCAAATAACCTTTATTTTAATAATGACCCCAAGGTCAAGaatagtgatgctggcaattttgTCACATTATGTTgttataattcttttattttcttattagttATTGTCAATCTctcactgtgcctaatttataggtatgtatgtataggaaacaTAGCATATATGAAGAGCTTGGTACTCCATGGTTCCAGACATCTGCTATGGGTCACAGCACAGGTGGACGGGAGACCACTGTACTCACATAAGGCGACTGTAGGTCTCCTCCTGGTACTGCTGGTTCCGCACATAATCCACATACACTGAGAAGGGGCCTGCGGCATGCGTGTGCACCACATCACACAGGTCGCCGATGTGGGGGGAAGAATGCACGCGAGACAGCAATGCCCCCAGAAACCTGAAGGAGTAAGGGGAGCAAGCAATGGAAGGGGGCAGAGAGCCAGGTCTTCCAGCTTCTGGAGGGGAGAATGGGAAGGGGAGCAAGGAAGGGCCTGGGCCAGGGAGAAAGCCCTAGGCCAGGATTCCTAGGAGGACCTCACAGAACCCCACTGACCGCTCGCTGACGCCCTGGACTCGTTGCACATTGGAGAAGAGTGTGTGGTGATCCCGGGGAGTGAGTGTGTCCCGGAGTGCCTGGCTCAGCACGAAGGTGTCAGTCAGCAGCCGCAGGGAGCGCAGGTAGGAGGCCTCAGATGTCACGACCTCGAACAGGCTCTTGAAAGGAGGACAGGGCCACGGTGGAAAGGGCAGCTCATGGCCTGCCTCAGACTTGAGGGGCCACGCACCTCCCCAGTGCCTATCCAGCCCCACTCAGGTGTACCCACCTCCTGCATGCGCCTCTCCTGGGGGCTGAGGGACTCCAGGAGGCCACTGGCTCGCACGGCTGGGAGCTCCTGCCACAGGGTGTTGCGAGGTCCAGGGAGCCTTGAGAAGGTGGGAGCTTCCCCAGGATTTGCTGGACAGGGGCCCCCGTCCTCACCAACCCCCCACAGTTCCTCTGACAGCACAGCTGCTCGGTAGGTCTGGTACAGAGGTTCTGGAAGGCAGACAGGGCGCATCAGGGAAGCCCAGAGCCCCAGAGCCCTGCCCCACTGCCTGACGGGGTCAGGGCAGCGACCCCAGGTCACTCATCATTCGGGGTCCTCACCATCCTGCAGGGGCAGCTCCCAGTTCTGCTCTTTCAGCACCTCCAGCCCCTCCTCATCCCtgtggagagagaaagggatGGGAGCCCCCAGAGCCACCACTGTGGCCCACTCCACAGGTGCTATTCACATGACACCATAAGAGATGGATGCACAACCCACCTGCATGTTGTATGCAGAGACCCTGATAGATCCCCAGCTCAAACTCCAGATTTTTCTATGTCCTTGACATAAGGGAAGCCCTGAACTAATGAGGCCACATCCATTCCTGTGTACCAGAGACTTACAAATCTGTCTCTTGAGCCATCTCACTTAGCAACTATTTCCTGGAATGTCCCATTTGTACCTTGAAACTTCACGTGTCAAACCCAAACTCTTACATGTGCCCACCACCAACCATGGCTCTCCATTTCCCCTGTTCTGGTCACCAACACCACCTCTACCCATTCATTCAAGCTAAAATATGTACTAGCAAATGTTTtcatggataaatggatggaccAGGATTACTTCTGATAACAATGGTTAATCAAAAATATTAAtacaagggctgggggcagggctcaagtgtgatagcacttgcctaacaagcaagaggccctgaggccaggcacagtggctcaagcttgtaatcctagctatttgagaaacagagatccagaggatttcagcttgaggccaacccaggcaaaaactgcccatctcaacaaatgattGGGCATTGTTCTgtccacctgtcatcccagctatgtggggaagcataaatgggaggatcacagtctctGCTGCCCCAGGCATAAAgctagaccttatctcaaaaataaccagtgcaggggctggaagtgtgatggctcaagtgatagagctaagggaagtcctgagttcaaaccccagaaccaccaaaaaaaagaaaaatccatttaGCAACTATGaccattttttctgtttcctgtttgtttgtttatgtatttattattttttgtcaatactttttttgtttgtttgtttggtatgggagtttgaactcagggcctcacgcttgctgggcaagctctctaccacttgagccactcagccagagGTTCAAGAtaagagaaggaaattaaaacagaGCTTGgcctagttttttgtttgtttttgtttttaagacaggtcttgctatgtagcccaaactgaacccaaacttgtgatcctcctgccctcagcctcattagtgctgggattatagcactACGTGCACTATGCCCAGTCTGGGCCTGGCTCTTTAGCACTATCGTACCCCAAAGACAAGACCTGTGGAGTAGTGGATATGCTTATCACCATTTCCTAGACAGGACACTGAGACCCAGAAAGGGTAAGGATTTGTGTAAGATCACATAACTAGTAAGGGACAGAGCTAAGATTAGAAACTGGGACTGCTTGGAACTCATCCACCATTGAGAAGCAAGGACCACTGTATTCACATAGACCACTTCTTCCCTCCACCTCTGCGGAGGTGGGATTTACCTTGACCTGATGGCTAGTCTGCCCTAGGGTGCGAGCATGGTCAGGAGTatgggtggggtggggtagggggtcCAGTACCTTCCCTCCAGGGCTGCAGGAGGAGCATTTCGAGAAGCTTCATCAGGACTGTCCCCTGGAGAGAGAACCCAGAGTGAAGAGAACAAGCCTCCAGGACCCTCTGGCCCTGGACTCCTGAGCCCAGCCCCAGAAGAGGCTTGCTACAAAATTTATCACCATCATCAGCCCCAAAGCAGAACAAAGAGCCCAGGGTTGGGTTTCAGGCCATTCCACCTCCACCTTGTCCCTTCAAAGCCAGAGCCCTCCCCCACACCAAGCCCTATACCTGTTTGAATTCCGTCTTCAGCAAACAGATCAAGATCCGGCTGTGGGCGATCCCCAGGGATGCCGTCATCCTGTCTGGCTCTGGTTGGTTTGGGGGGCTTGAGAGGTGGCAGGAGTTTGCGCTCAGCAGTGGACCGGTAGGAAGTGAGGACGACTGCAGGGTGACTGATGCTTGGAGGACTGGGGCGGGAACGGGAGGTACGCAGTGGGGAGGCCCGGCAGGGAGCCCTTGGGACATCCTCAGAACCCCCTACAGGCACCCATTGGAGCTCCAGGCCAGGCCGTGCTATGTGGCAGACACAGGGGCAGCAAGGAGGGCAGGCCAGGGCAGCATCTGTGGAAGATGGGATATCCTAAGGAGAAAACCTTGGGGCCTGGTCAACCCCACTCAGGCCTCCTCCCAACATCCAGGTCCTACCCCAGGCATCTAAAGGTCTCCAGCCTGTCTTCAAATTCCCAGAAACAGAAGCCAGATTTCCCAAACACAAAATCCCTTATAGAAAAACTAGCCCCTGAAAGTTCCCACTCTTCAAGCATTGAAAACCAGGATAGGCTGGACTGGGCCCACCCCAGGCCCACCATGTGCTTACCTGGAGCGCCGTTCTCCTGGGATCCATTCCCAGCAAGGACGCCTTGGGAAGTCTTTCTCTCCCCGTTGACATCCGCTCCCCCTTGGGAGCCCTGCTCCAGGGAGTCCACAGCCTGGGTCCTGCCATCAGCCCCCCATTCAAACTTGCCTGCCAGTCTCCGCACAGTACCAGGGGCCGAGGCAGAGCCACCCTGGGTCAGGCCCCCAGACATGGGGGGCAGGGGCAGAGGTGTACGGAGTGATACAGGGGGCTTGGGTGGAGGGACTGGAGACCGGGGAGCAGGTTCTGGGGAAATGGAGTGCCGGGACACTGGACTGGGGGTGCTGGGAGGTGAGTCTGGGGAAGTCTGGGAGTCAAGACTGGCGCTAGAAGCTGAGGGAGGCAGAAAAGCAGGGGGCTTGAGGGATGCAGCTGGAGGTTCCCAGAAGATGGGGGTGCACATTGGGGCTAGTGCATCATTGCAGGCTCCAGGAAGTGCTTGTGGAGAGGAGCCATTGTGGGGAGGGCCTGGGGAGTGGGGAGCCCTGGGACGAGAAGGGGGCCTAGGCCGGATGATCCGAGGAGGCTTCAGGATAGGGGGTGTTGCTGCTGGAAGGGACTGGGCTGACATCTTCCTCTGAGCTCTTGGAAGGAGTACAGTGTTTTGCAGGAGTCATCCCCTGAGGAGAGTGGAGGAGTAAAGGGTGAGAGAGCCTCTCAgtacccacccccccacccccacccccctggGTAGACTGAATCCATCCACAGCCAGGCTTGTGGAGTCAGAAGGGAAGGCTAATGCAGAATCCATCCTTCCTCATTCTGCCCCTGGACCCTCCCAAGGcagcatctctttttttttttttttttttttttttgtgagtcaaggtctcactatgtagcccagactgggattacaggtgtatgccaccatacccagctctggGAAGCCTTGCTTAGCTTTCCCAGCCCtcatttttgtgtcttttgaCTTTTACTGCCATAGTGGGGAGTAGTGGGGAGTGGGGGCAGTGGCTAGGCAGAGACCCACGATCAGGCAGCCGGGGACACCAGAGATGCAGCAAGAGGAATTCAGCTTGCCAGTGTCGACACCGTGTCAGTATGCAGTGTGCGGGTTTGTCGTGTGGTTTAGGTGTCACTGTGTCTAGTGCCAACTGAGTGGGGATTGCATGGTGCTCACTGGGAACATGAAGTGGACAGTGTGTGGTTTGTGGCCCATCAGGGAGTGTGGTGTGAGTGTAGGAGTAGGGGTGGGAGGGTGTAAGTGCGTTCTGTGCTATCCGGGTGTAGTGTGTGTCCGTGcccatgtgtgtgcacgtgcaagCCTGAGCTGTGAGGGATGCATCACTGTTTCCCTGCTCTGACTGGCCCTCCACCCACCTCCCCCATTTCCCAGTTCCTCTCTCCGGACTCTCCCTTTCCGGGTTATTTTTAGTCTCCTTTTCCTGCCATGAAGATTCCTGGAGCCTCCGACCCTAGGAGACAAGGAGGCCCCAGCATGGTCTCTTCTGCCCCTCATCTTCTTATCCCTGCCTGCTC is a window from the Castor canadensis chromosome 11, mCasCan1.hap1v2, whole genome shotgun sequence genome containing:
- the Arhgef15 gene encoding rho guanine nucleotide exchange factor 15 isoform X2; this encodes MSAQSLPAATPPILKPPRIIRPRPPSRPRAPHSPGPPHNGSSPQALPGACNDALAPMCTPIFWEPPAASLKPPAFLPPSASSASLDSQTSPDSPPSTPSPVSRHSISPEPAPRSPVPPPKPPVSLRTPLPLPPMSGGLTQGGSASAPGTVRRLAGKFEWGADGRTQAVDSLEQGSQGGADVNGERKTSQGVLAGNGSQENGAPDAALACPPCCPCVCHIARPGLELQWVPVGGSEDVPRAPCRASPLRTSRSRPSPPSISHPAVVLTSYRSTAERKLLPPLKPPKPTRARQDDGIPGDRPQPDLDLFAEDGIQTGDSPDEASRNAPPAALEGRDEEGLEVLKEQNWELPLQDEPLYQTYRAAVLSEELWGVGEDGGPCPANPGEAPTFSRLPGPRNTLWQELPAVRASGLLESLSPQERRMQESLFEVVTSEASYLRSLRLLTDTFVLSQALRDTLTPRDHHTLFSNVQRVQGVSERFLGALLSRVHSSPHIGDLCDVVHTHAAGPFSVYVDYVRNQQYQEETYSRLMDTNMRFSAELRRLQSLPKCERLPLPSFLLLPFQRITRLRMLLQNILRQTEEESSRQENAQKALGAVSKIIERCSAEVGRMKQTEELIRLTQRLRFHKVKALPLVSWSRRLELQGELIELGCRRGGVLFTSRPRFTPLCLLLFSDLLLITQPKSGQRLQVLDYAHRSLVQAQQVPDPSGPPTFRLSLLSNHQGRPTHRLLQASSLSDMQRWLGAFPTPGPLPCSSDTIYEDYECSQELCSEPSTPAKTEGRGPESRVPPKHPHKSPEGPKV
- the Arhgef15 gene encoding rho guanine nucleotide exchange factor 15 isoform X1 — translated: MSAQSLPAATPPILKPPRIIRPRPPSRPRAPHSPGPPHNGSSPQALPGACNDALAPMCTPIFWEPPAASLKPPAFLPPSASSASLDSQTSPDSPPSTPSPVSRHSISPEPAPRSPVPPPKPPVSLRTPLPLPPMSGGLTQGGSASAPGTVRRLAGKFEWGADGRTQAVDSLEQGSQGGADVNGERKTSQGVLAGNGSQENGAPDAALACPPCCPCVCHIARPGLELQWVPVGGSEDVPRAPCRASPLRTSRSRPSPPSISHPAVVLTSYRSTAERKLLPPLKPPKPTRARQDDGIPGDRPQPDLDLFAEDGIQTGDSPDEASRNAPPAALEGRDEEGLEVLKEQNWELPLQDEPLYQTYRAAVLSEELWGVGEDGGPCPANPGEAPTFSRLPGPRNTLWQELPAVRASGLLESLSPQERRMQESLFEVVTSEASYLRSLRLLTDTFVLSQALRDTLTPRDHHTLFSNVQRVQGVSERFLGALLSRVHSSPHIGDLCDVVHTHAAGPFSVYVDYVRNQQYQEETYSRLMDTNMRFSAELRRLQSLPKCERLPLPSFLLLPFQRITRLRMLLQNILRQTEEESSRQENAQKALGAVSKIIERCSAEVGRMKQTEELIRLTQRLRFHKVKALPLVSWSRRLELQGELIELGCRRGGVLFTSRPRFTPLCLLLFSDLLLITQPKSGQRLQVLDYAHRSLVQAQQVPDPSGPPTFRLSLLSNHQGRPTHRLLQASSLSDMQRWLGAFPTPGPLPCSSDTIYEDYECSQELCSEPSTPAKTEGRGPESRVPPKHPHKSPEGWLKGLPGAFPAQLVCEVTGEHERRKHLRQHQRLLEAVGPSSGTPSTPPP